One genomic segment of Impatiens glandulifera chromosome 6, dImpGla2.1, whole genome shotgun sequence includes these proteins:
- the LOC124943766 gene encoding F-box/kelch-repeat protein At5g60570-like: MEEQTIDDLTEDLVLQCLARLHYKDILSASWVCRKWRRLLQTRHFYMIRKQLGYTNQLACFLHHTRSSPPDSNSIASAEGKIVLICDGRGDLATSLFVWDFVTRRCWKGKDLPTIWSFFFAVGFDSQIFIVVYKGNKSNSVWAYDMRKDEWTELPQMSQKISWCHELKVIGDELCVLNGCNTKHINEHCAEVYHFQTGKWRLVERDLEQTIDSSSPYCYTTFDFHELRKELPELKSKFISHFSRVELGAESLVMVTAVQNSRHDWEEILFMRSQYGKCNEGSV; this comes from the exons ATGGAAGAGCAAACTATAGATGATTTGACAGAAGACCTGGTTCTTCAGTGTCTTGCTCGTCTTCACTACAAGGACATACTTTCCGCATCGTGGGTCTGTCGTAAATGGCGTCGTCTTCTACAAACTCGTCATTTTTACATGATCAGGAAACAACTAGGATATACGAATCAACTCGCTTGCTTTCTTCACCATACTCGTTCTTCGCCACCCGATTCTAATTCA ATTGCTAGCGCCGAAGgaaaaattgttttgatttgCGATGGTCGTGGTGACCTGGCGACTTCCTTGTTCGTGTGGGACTTTGTGACTCGGCGATGTTGGAAAGGCAAGGACTTGCCGACAATTTGGTCATTCTTCTTCGCGGTGGGTTTTGATAGTCAGATATTCATCGTAGTTTACAAAGGTAATAAATCCAACTCGGTTTGGGCGTATGATATGAGGAAGGACGAGTGGACTGAGTTGCCTCAGATGAGTCAAAAGATAAGTTGGTGTCATGAGTTGAAGGTAATTGGAGACGAATTATGTGTTTTAAATGGTTGCAACACAAAACACATTAATGAACATTGTGCAGAGGTATACCATTTTCAAACTGGAAAATGGAGACTAGTTGAACGGGATTTGGAACAAACTATTGATTCCTCGAGTCCTTATTGCTACACTACGTTTGATTTTCATGAATTGCGAAAGGAGTTGCCAGAGTTGAAATCGAAGTTCATATCACACTTTTCTCGAGTCGAATTGGGTGCAGAAAGTTTAGTAATGGTCACAGCCGTCCAAAACAGCAGACATGATTGggaagaaatattatttatgcgGTCTCAATATGGTAAGTGTAACGAAGGGTCTGTCTAA
- the LOC124943767 gene encoding F-box/kelch-repeat protein At1g55270-like codes for MEEQTMDSLTEDLVLQCLARLHYKDILSASWVCRKWRRLLQTRHFYGIRKQLGYTNQLACFLQHPSPPPDSDLVFKFVINVFDPMSREWNRLPPIPNFINEFYVSIKIASAEGKLVLICDGRDDLATSLFVWDFVTQRWWKGKDFPSIWPFFFAVGFDSQIFIGVYNGNKSISVWAYDMRKDEWTELPQMSQKLSWCHELKVIGDELWVLNGCNTKHIDNEHSAEVYNFQTGKWRLVERDLEQTIDSSKFDLHELLKELPELKSKFIAHISRLQLGAQSLVMVTAFLNNRYGWEEILFMQSYDYSFGI; via the exons ATGGAAGAACAAACTATGGACAGTTTGACAGAAGACCTGGTTCTTCAGTGTCTTGCTCGTCTTCACTACAAGGACATACTTTCCGCATCGTGGGTATGTCGTAAATGGCGTCGTCTTCTACAAACTCGTCATTTTTACGGCATCCGGAAACAATTGGGATATACTAATCAACTCGCTTGCTTTCTTCAGCATCCTTCTCCGCCACCCGATTCTGATCTAGTCTTCAAATTTGTTATCAACGTGTTTGACCCGATGAGTCGTGAGTGGAACCGACTTCCCCCGATCCCTAATTTCATAAACGAGTTTTATGTGTCAATAAAGATTGCTAGCGCTGAAGGAAAACTCGTTTTGATTTGCGATGGTCGTGATGACCTGGCGACTTCCTTGTTCGTGTGGGACTTTGTCACTCAGCGATGGTGGAAAGGTAAGGACTTTCCGTCAATTTGGCCATTTTTCTTCGCTGTGGGTTTTGATAGTCAGATATTCATCGGAGTTTACAATGGTAATAAATCCATCTCGGTTTGGGCGTATGATATGAGGAAGGACGAGTGGACTGAGTTGCCTCAGATGAGTCAAAAGCTAAGTTGGTGTCATGAGTTGAAGGTAATTGGAGACGAATTATGGGTTTTAAATGGTTGCAACACAAAACACATTGACAATGAACATAGTGCAGAGGTATACAATTTTCAAACTGGAAAATGGAGACTAGTTGAACGAGATTTGGAACAAACTATTGATTCCTCCAAGTTTGATTTGCATGAATTGCTAAAGGAGTTGCCAGAGTTGAAATCGAAGTTCATAGCACACATTTCTCGACTCCAATTGGGTGCACAAAGTTTAGTAATGGTCACAGCCTTCCTAAACAACAGATATGGTTGggaagaaatattatttatgcaGTCTTATg ATTATAGTTttggaatttga
- the LOC124943768 gene encoding F-box/kelch-repeat protein SKIP20-like, whose amino-acid sequence MEEQTIDGLTEDLVLQCLARLHYKDILSASWVCRKWRRLLQTRHFYSIKKQLGYTNQLACFLQPSSSSPPGSDPVFNFVINLLDPMNREWNRLLPIPNFVNRFSVSTKIASADGKLVVISNVRDLKTSLFVWDFVTQRWWKGKDLPSILQFSFVVGVDSQIFIGDYKGNEFNSVWAYDMMKDEWTELPQMSQKLSQCHELKVIGDELWVLNCCNTKHIESEHSAEVYHFQTGKLRLVEWDLEQTNDSSCPNCCTSFELDESLKKLPELNSKFIVHFSRLQLGAQSLVMVKVVDRSSFCCEQLFFMRSQDGNFERICPVSSEFAGFVGSSCCVEF is encoded by the coding sequence ATGGAAGAACAAACTATAGACGGTTTGACAGAAGACCTGGTTCTTCAGTGTCTTGCTCGTCTTCACTACAAGGACATACTTTCCGCATCGTGGGTATGTCGTAAATGGCGTCGTCTTCTACAAACTCGTCATTTTTACAGCATCAAGAAACAACTGGGATATACGAATCAACTCGCTTGCTTTCTTCAGCCTTCTTCATCTTCGCCACCCGGTTCTGATCCAGTCTTCAATTTTGTTATCAACCTGTTAGACCCGATGAATCGGGAGTGGAACCGACTTCTCCCGATCCCTAATTTTGTAAATAGGTTTTCTGTGTCAACTAAGATTGCTAGCGCTGACGGAAAACTCGTTGTGATTAGCAATGTTCGTGACTTGAAAACTTCCTTGTTCGTGTGGGACTTTGTGACTCAGCGATGGTGGAAAGGCAAGGACTTGCCGTCAATTTTGCAATTCTCCTTCGTGGTGGGTGTTGATAGTCAGATATTCATCGGAGATTACAAAGGTAATGAATTCAACTCGGTTTGGGCGTATGATATGATGAAGGACGAGTGGACCGAGTTGCCTCAGATGAGTCAAAAGCTAAGTCAGTGTCATGAGTTGAAGGTAATTGGAGACGAATTATGGGTTTTAAATTGTTGCAACACAAAACACATTGAAAGTGAACATAGTGCAGAGGTATACCATTTTCAAACTGGAAAATTGAGACTAGTTGAATGGGATTTGGAACAAACTAATGACTCTTCTTGTCCTAATTGCTGCACTTCGTTTGAATTGGATGAGTCGCTGAAGAAGTTACCAGAGTTGAACTCGAAGTTTATAGTACACTTTTCTCGACTCCAGTTGGGTGCACAAAGTTTAGTAATGGTCAAGGTGGTCGATAGAAGCAGTTTTTGTTgtgaacaattattttttatgcgGTCTCAAGATGGTAATTTTGAAAGAATATGTCCTGTTAGTTCCGAGTTTGCTGGATTTGTTGGATCGAGTTGTTGTGTAGAATTCTAA
- the LOC124943769 gene encoding F-box/kelch-repeat protein At2g44130-like, whose translation MEEQTIDDLTEDLVLQCLARLHYKDILSASWVCRKWRRLLQTRHFYMIRKQLGYTNQLACFLHHTRSSPPDSNSVFKFVIHVFDPMSREWNRLPPVPNFINDFYVSIQIASAEGKIVLICDGRGDLATSLFVWDFVTRRWWKGKDLPTIWPFFFAVGFDSQIFIVVYKGNKSNSVWAYDMRKDEWTELPQMSQKISWCHELKVIGDELCVLNGCNTKHINEHCAEVYHFQTGKWRLVERELEQTIDSSSPYCYTTFDFHELRKELPELKSKFISHFSRVQLGAQSLVMVTAVQNSRHDWEEILFMRSQYGKYERIQTVSSEAATYVLSSCCVEV comes from the coding sequence ATGGAAGAACAAACTATAGATGATTTGACAGAAGACCTGGTTCTTCAGTGTCTTGCTCGTCTTCACTACAAGGACATACTTTCCGCATCGTGGGTCTGTCGTAAATGGCGTCGTCTTCTACAAACTCGTCATTTTTACATGATCAGGAAACAACTGGGATATACGAATCAACTCGCTTGCTTTCTTCACCATACTCGTTCTTCGCCACCCGATTCTAATTCAGTCTTCAAATTTGTTATCCACGTGTTTGACCCGATGAGTCGTGAGTGGAACCGACTTCCCCCGGTCCCTAATTTCATAAATGATTTTTATGTGTCAATACAGATTGCTAGCGCCGAAGgaaaaattgttttgatttgCGATGGTCGTGGTGACCTGGCGACTTCCTTGTTCGTGTGGGACTTTGTGACTCGACGATGGTGGAAAGGCAAGGACTTGCCGACAATTTGGCCATTCTTCTTTGCGGTGGGTTTTGATAGTCAGATATTCATCGTAGTTTACAAAGGTAATAAATCCAACTCGGTTTGGGCGTATGATATGAGGAAGGACGAGTGGACTGAGTTGCCTCAGATGAGTCAAAAGATAAGTTGGTGTCATGAGTTGAAGGTAATTGGAGACGAATTATGTGTTTTAAATGGTTGCAACACAAAACACATTAATGAACATTGTGCAGAGGTATACCATTTTCAAACTGGAAAATGGAGACTAGTTGAACGAGAATTGGAACAAACTATTGATTCCTCGAGTCCTTATTGCTACACTACGTTTGATTTTCATGAATTGCGAAAGGAGTTGCCAGAGTTGAAATCGAAGTTCATATCACACTTTTCTCGAGTCCAATTGGGTGCACAAAGTTTAGTAATGGTCACAGCCGTCCAAAACAGCAGACATGATTGggaagaaatattatttatgcgGTCTCAATATGGTAAGTATGAAAGAATCCAGACTGTTAGTTCTGAGGCTGCTACATATGTTCTATCAAGTTGTTGTGTAGAAGTTTAA
- the LOC124943770 gene encoding F-box/kelch-repeat protein At1g55270-like, with protein MTMEEQTIDGLTEDLVLQCLARLHYKDILSASWVCRKWRRFLQTPHFYGIRKQLGYTNQLACFLQHPSPPPDSDLVFKFVINVFDPMSREWNRLPPIPNFINEFYVSIKIASAEGKLILICDGRDDLATSLFVWDFVTQRWWKGKDFPSIWPFFFAVGFDSQIFIGVYNGNKSISIWAYDMRKDEWTELPQMSQKLSWCHELKVIGDELWVLNGCNTKHIDNEHSAEVYHFQTGKWRLVELDLEQTIDSSSPYCCTKFDLHELLKELPELKSKFIAHISRLQLGAQSLVMVTAFQNNRYGWEEILFMQSYDYSFGI; from the exons ATGACCATGGAAGAACAAACTATAGACGGTTTGACAGAAGACCTAGTTCTTCAGTGTCTTGCTCGTCTTCACTACAAGGACATACTTTCCGCATCGTGGGTATGTCGTAAATGGCGCCGTTTTCTACAAACTCCTCATTTTTACGGCATCCGGAAACAATTGGGATATACTAATCAACTCGCTTGCTTTCTTCAGCATCCTTCTCCGCCACCCGATTCTGATCTAGTCTTCAAATTTGTTATCAACGTGTTTGACCCGATGAGTCGTGAGTGGAACCGACTTCCCCCGATCCCTAATTTCATAAACGAGTTTTATGTGTCAATAAAGATTGCTAGCGCTGAAGGAAAACTCATTTTGATTTGCGATGGTCGTGATGACCTGGCGACTTCCTTGTTCGTGTGGGACTTTGTGACTCAGCGATGGTGGAAAGGTAAGGACTTTCCGTCAATTTGGCCATTTTTCTTCGCTGTGGGTTTTGATAGTCAGATATTCATCGGAGTTTACAATGGTAATAAATCCATCTCGATTTGGGCGTATGATATGAGGAAGGACGAGTGGACTGAGTTGCCTCAGATGAGTCAAAAGCTAAGTTGGTGTCATGAGTTGAAGGTAATTGGAGACGAATTATGGGTTTTAAATGGTTGCAACACAAAACACATTGACAATGAACATAGTGCAGAGGTATACCATTTTCAAACTGGAAAATGGAGACTAGTTGAACTGGATTTGGAACAAACTATTGATTCCTCGAGTCCTTATTGCTGCACTAAGTTTGATTTGCATGAATTGCTAAAGGAGTTGCCAGAGTTGAAATCGAAGTTCATAGCACACATTTCTCGACTCCAATTGGGTGCACAAAGTTTAGTAATGGTCACAGCCTTCCAAAACAACAGATATGGTTGggaagaaatattatttatgcaGTCTTATg ATTATAGTTttggaatttga
- the LOC124943771 gene encoding F-box/kelch-repeat protein SKIP20-like, with amino-acid sequence MTMEEQTIDGLTEDLVLQCLARLHYKDILSASWVCRKWRRLLLTRHFYSIKKQLGYTNQLACFLQPSSSSPPGSDPVFNFVINLLDPMSREWNRLLPIPNFVNRFSVSTKIASADGKLVVISNVRDLKTSLFVWDFVTQRWWKGKDLPSILQFSFVVGVDSHIFIGDYKGNEFNSVWAYDMMKDEWTKLPQMSQKLSQCHELKVIGDELWVLNCCNTKHIESEHSAEVYHFQTGKLRLVEWDLEQTNDSSCPNCCTSFELDESLKKLPELNSKFIVHFSRLQLGAQSLVMVKVVDRSSFCSEQLFFMRSQDGNFERICPVSSEFAGFVGSSCCVEF; translated from the coding sequence ATGACCATGGAAGAACAAACTATAGACGGTTTGACAGAAGACCTGGTTCTTCAGTGTCTTGCTCGTCTTCACTACAAGGACATACTTTCCGCATCGTGGGTATGTCGTAAATGGCGTCGTCTTCTACTAACTCGTCATTTTTACAGCATCAAGAAACAACTGGGATATACGAATCAACTCGCTTGCTTTCTTCAGCCTTCTTCATCTTCGCCACCCGGTTCTGATCCAGTCTTCAATTTTGTTATCAACCTGTTAGACCCGATGAGTCGGGAGTGGAACCGACTTCTCCCGATCCCTAATTTCGTAAATAGGTTTTCTGTGTCAACTAAGATTGCTAGCGCTGACGGAAAACTCGTTGTGATTAGCAATGTTCGTGACTTGAAAACTTCCTTGTTCGTGTGGGACTTTGTGACTCAGCGATGGTGGAAAGGCAAGGACTTGCCGTCAATTTTGCAATTCTCCTTCGTGGTGGGTGTTGATAGTCATATATTCATCGGAGATTACAAAGGTAATGAATTCAACTCGGTTTGGGCGTATGATATGATGAAGGACGAGTGGACCAAGTTGCCTCAGATGAGTCAAAAGCTAAGTCAGTGTCATGAGTTGAAGGTAATTGGAGACGAATTATGGGTTTTAAATTGTTGCAACACAAAACACATTGAAAGTGAACATAGTGCAGAGGTATACCATTTTCAAACTGGAAAATTGAGACTAGTTGAATGGGATTTGGAACAAACTAATGACTCTTCTTGTCCTAATTGCTGCACTTCGTTTGAATTGGATGAGTCGCTGAAGAAGTTACCAGAGTTGAACTCGAAGTTTATAGTACACTTTTCTCGACTCCAGTTGGGTGCACAAAGTTTAGTAATGGTCAAGGTCGTCGATAGAAGCAGTTTTTGTAgtgaacaattattttttatgcgGTCTCAAGATGGTAATTTTGAAAGAATATGTCCTGTTAGTTCCGAGTTTGCTGGATTTGTTGGATCGAGTTGTTGTGTAGAATTCTAA